In Lewinellaceae bacterium, a single window of DNA contains:
- a CDS encoding dipeptide epimerase, whose amino-acid sequence MKIIQLECWAHHMRLGEPYTIAYETIDTAPNVFLKATTDNGLTGWGCAAPDLEVTGETAEMVVRTYNDTIEPFLKGQDPFRYALLLQELRNYIPNAHSALAMVDMLLYDLMAQQAGEPLYKLLGGFRTSIPTSITIGILPVQETVERAEAFIGKGFRILKLKGGTVVDEDVEKVMLIREKLGNSIEIRFDANQGYSVEEAIAFIKRTSTARVELLEQPTDRHNDELIKEVSASVSIPVMADESLMTLKDVFHLTSHGCIDMINIKLMKVGGIMEALHINSVAKADSVEAMVGCMDESALGIAAGLHFALSRPNILYADLDGHLDLIDDPFAGMVRLEEGVLYPMDGPGLGVKG is encoded by the coding sequence ATGAAAATAATCCAACTGGAATGCTGGGCGCACCACATGCGCCTGGGAGAACCTTACACCATCGCCTACGAAACCATCGATACGGCGCCCAACGTTTTCCTGAAAGCCACCACCGACAACGGCCTCACCGGCTGGGGCTGCGCCGCGCCGGACCTGGAGGTAACCGGTGAAACTGCCGAAATGGTCGTGCGCACTTATAACGACACCATCGAGCCTTTTCTGAAAGGGCAGGATCCCTTCCGCTACGCCCTGCTGCTGCAGGAGCTGAGGAATTACATCCCCAATGCCCATTCCGCCCTGGCCATGGTAGACATGCTGCTCTACGACCTGATGGCGCAGCAGGCCGGAGAGCCGCTCTACAAACTCCTGGGCGGCTTTCGCACGAGCATACCGACCAGCATAACCATCGGCATTCTGCCTGTACAGGAGACCGTGGAACGGGCCGAGGCCTTTATCGGCAAAGGTTTCCGAATCTTGAAACTCAAGGGAGGAACGGTGGTAGACGAAGACGTGGAAAAGGTAATGCTCATTCGCGAAAAGCTGGGCAACAGCATCGAAATCCGCTTTGACGCCAACCAGGGGTATTCCGTAGAGGAAGCCATTGCCTTCATAAAACGCACCAGCACGGCCCGGGTAGAACTGCTGGAGCAGCCGACCGACCGCCACAACGACGAACTGATCAAGGAAGTCTCCGCCAGCGTGTCCATCCCCGTCATGGCCGACGAAAGCCTGATGACCCTCAAGGACGTCTTCCACCTCACCAGCCACGGCTGCATCGACATGATCAACATCAAACTGATGAAGGTGGGCGGCATCATGGAGGCCCTGCACATCAACTCGGTGGCCAAGGCCGATAGCGTAGAAGCGATGGTCGGCTGCATGGACGAATCGGCCCTCGGCATCGCCGCCGGCCTGCACTTCGCCCTGTCGCGCCCCAACATCCTCTACGCCGACCTGGACGGCCACCTGGACCTGATCGACGACCCTTTCGCGGGCATGGTCCGGCTGGAGGAAGGGGTGCTTTATCCGATGGACGGGCCGGGGTTGGGGGTGAAGGGGTGA
- a CDS encoding creatininase family protein: MQTQNNNPEPLSFMWEHLSWPEIQERLKEVDMAILPCGAIEQHGPHLPVDIDYFDAIHLAIEVAKACSDPRPFVLPPIPFGVSYHHEDFKGTISVSNEALSRFVYDIGMSLAQNGIKKLLILNGHGDNAPTLNFAAQMINRDAHIFVCVDTGETSDKDLYHLAETLNDIHAGEIETSTTLAVRPEMVRMDKAVDETPQFGSHYMDFSSAYGLPWYVRTQKISKSGVIGAPTLATAQKGQQIWDIMINHLVEFIEDIKSSKLEDLHQRRY; encoded by the coding sequence ATGCAAACCCAAAATAACAACCCCGAGCCCCTGAGCTTCATGTGGGAGCACCTCAGCTGGCCGGAGATACAGGAGCGGCTCAAGGAGGTGGACATGGCCATTTTGCCCTGCGGCGCCATCGAGCAACACGGCCCTCACCTGCCGGTGGATATCGACTATTTTGACGCCATCCACCTGGCCATCGAAGTAGCGAAGGCCTGCAGCGACCCCAGGCCCTTTGTGTTGCCGCCCATTCCCTTCGGCGTATCTTATCACCATGAGGATTTCAAAGGGACGATCAGCGTGAGCAATGAGGCGTTATCCCGTTTTGTCTACGACATTGGCATGAGCCTGGCGCAAAATGGCATCAAAAAACTGCTCATTCTCAACGGCCATGGAGATAATGCTCCAACCCTCAATTTCGCCGCCCAGATGATCAACCGGGACGCCCACATTTTTGTATGCGTCGATACCGGAGAGACCAGCGATAAAGACTTGTACCACCTGGCGGAAACCCTCAACGACATCCACGCCGGGGAGATTGAAACCAGCACCACCCTTGCCGTCAGGCCGGAAATGGTCAGGATGGATAAGGCGGTGGATGAGACCCCCCAGTTTGGCAGCCATTATATGGATTTTTCTTCTGCCTACGGGCTGCCCTGGTACGTGCGCACGCAAAAAATCTCCAAAAGCGGAGTGATCGGCGCGCCCACCCTGGCCACCGCCCAAAAAGGGCAACAGATCTGGGATATTATGATCAACCATCTGGTCGAGTTCATAGAAGATATAAAAAGTAGTAAATTGGAGGACCTGCATCAACGCAGGTATTAG
- a CDS encoding putative DNA binding domain-containing protein encodes MEHLLRLKERVEIAIELGESYYREFKSGYEGLPNAKKARDFKDICYNVAKELVAFANADGGELFIGIEDNNTVTGLPHSEEKLLAILDASSNYVLKDTPLPIKRKNIIEYDGKKVIYFSVEKGTKFIHQTSKGECFKREDRDSVPTSADSIRIVREEASSRQYDRTFEDLAAITDLDLSIVQAVAIEATGMKNMSPEKFLQYVELAEFDGDRLRLRKAALLLFAKNPNKWHPRSRVRILRVNGTEEKSAPDYNVTEVADISGNIFQLAEEGWDALRPALSETRYSSDGLFKTQVIYPEPACREALINAITHRDYSLEGRGIEIRIFDDRLEFLSPGKLLSKLTIEDLKELKGAHETRNTYIARVLREYGYIRELGEGIRRMFDLMNKNELVPPKIESPNKSFIVTLFYKYIYTKEEKIWLDNFKGLDLSREQKTVVKLGINGRLISPKEIFEHVGIVDTDYYRQILEDLRKLGILESKVSSVEAQKMRQKKGVSKKSIPRFQISPPSNETHRRHPELTTQEQEEQRDDSDYAKVFVAGVDWYVSESELEAVLSQFGSISDIIIPRNRNTGKSKGFAFVEFETKESAQKALDFSGQLKLKDRRLIFQKFKE; translated from the coding sequence ATGGAGCATTTATTGAGATTAAAAGAAAGGGTTGAGATTGCTATAGAATTGGGGGAAAGCTACTATAGAGAGTTTAAAAGTGGGTACGAAGGCCTGCCTAATGCTAAGAAAGCTAGAGACTTCAAAGATATTTGTTACAACGTTGCAAAAGAACTGGTGGCATTTGCTAATGCAGACGGTGGAGAATTATTCATTGGAATCGAAGATAACAACACGGTGACTGGGCTTCCTCATTCAGAAGAGAAATTACTCGCTATTTTAGACGCATCGAGTAATTACGTATTAAAAGATACTCCTTTGCCAATTAAGAGAAAGAATATCATTGAGTATGATGGAAAGAAAGTAATTTACTTTTCAGTAGAAAAAGGCACTAAGTTTATACATCAAACCAGCAAGGGAGAGTGTTTTAAGCGGGAAGACCGTGATAGTGTTCCAACTTCTGCGGATAGTATAAGAATTGTAAGAGAAGAAGCCTCATCTAGGCAGTATGACAGAACATTCGAAGATCTTGCAGCAATAACTGATTTAGACCTTTCAATAGTTCAGGCCGTAGCTATAGAAGCTACAGGCATGAAAAATATGTCTCCTGAGAAATTTCTTCAATATGTAGAATTAGCCGAATTCGATGGAGACAGGCTTAGATTAAGGAAAGCAGCACTATTGCTATTTGCAAAAAATCCAAATAAATGGCATCCGCGCTCCAGAGTTAGGATACTAAGAGTAAATGGAACTGAGGAGAAGTCAGCCCCTGACTATAATGTAACAGAAGTAGCTGATATTTCTGGAAATATTTTTCAATTGGCAGAGGAAGGATGGGATGCTCTAAGGCCAGCATTAAGCGAAACTCGATACTCTAGCGATGGGTTATTTAAAACTCAAGTAATTTACCCTGAACCAGCTTGCAGGGAAGCATTAATAAATGCCATAACTCATAGGGATTATAGCTTAGAAGGGAGGGGGATCGAGATAAGGATTTTTGACGACCGGTTGGAATTTTTGAGCCCTGGCAAGCTACTTTCTAAATTAACTATCGAAGACTTAAAAGAACTGAAAGGAGCTCACGAGACGAGAAATACTTACATCGCAAGGGTATTAAGAGAATATGGCTATATTCGAGAGTTAGGAGAAGGTATTAGAAGGATGTTTGACTTAATGAATAAGAATGAACTTGTCCCTCCAAAAATTGAATCTCCTAACAAATCTTTCATCGTCACACTTTTTTACAAGTATATTTACACAAAGGAAGAGAAAATTTGGTTAGATAATTTTAAAGGCCTTGATTTGTCAAGAGAGCAAAAAACAGTCGTTAAACTTGGAATTAATGGAAGGCTTATTTCGCCAAAAGAAATTTTTGAACACGTTGGAATTGTAGATACGGACTATTACAGGCAAATCCTTGAAGATTTAAGGAAATTAGGCATTTTAGAGAGTAAAGTCTCCTCAGTTGAAGCACAAAAAATGAGGCAAAAAAAAGGTGTGTCAAAGAAAAGTATTCCCAGGTTCCAAATTTCTCCTCCATCTAATGAAACACATAGAAGGCACCCTGAATTAACTACCCAAGAACAAGAAGAACAAAGGGATGATTCAGACTACGCCAAAGTATTTGTTGCAGGGGTAGATTGGTATGTTTCTGAAAGCGAATTGGAAGCTGTTCTGTCTCAATTTGGGTCCATTTCTGACATAATCATTCCAAGGAATCGTAATACGGGGAAATCTAAAGGTTTTGCGTTTGTTGAGTTTGAAACAAAAGAATCAGCTCAAAAAGCACTCGATTTTAGCGGCCAGTTAAAATTAAAGGATAGAAGGCTAATTTTTCAAAAGTTCAAGGAGTAA